From the genome of Lotus japonicus ecotype B-129 chromosome 6, LjGifu_v1.2, one region includes:
- the LOC130724743 gene encoding uncharacterized protein LOC130724743, protein MLEQQEIWWSQRSRATWLKHEDRNTIFFSLESDSEAENHGVVHKFSIAYHPQTNGQAQVSNREIKKILGKMVQPNKKEWDKRLVDALSAYRTTYKALIGMPHFRLVFCRACHRLVEVENRSYLAAKCCNLSFVESGMKRKLELQQLEELRLEAYKSSKIYKEKTKFSRIK, encoded by the coding sequence ATGCTAGAACAACAAGAGATTTGGTGGAGTCAGAGATCTCGAGCCACTTGGCTCAAGCATGAGGATCGAAATaccatatttttttcattagaaAGCGACTCGGAGGCGGAAAATCATGGTGTGGTTCACAAATTTTCTATAGCATACCACCCTCAAACAAATGGACAAGCTCAAGTGTCCAATAGGGAGATTAAGAAAATTTTGGGAAAGATGGTACAACCCAACAAGAAAGAGTGGGACAAACGTCTTGTTGATGCTCTATCGGCCTACAGAACAACATACAAAGCTCTCATTGGCATGCCCCATTTTAGACTTGTTTTTTGTAGAGCATGCCACCGTCTGGTGGAGGTTGAGAATCGTTCTTATTTGGCAGCAAAGTGTTGCAACTTGTCTTTTGTAGAATCTGGAATGAAGAGGAAGCTTGAGTTGCAGCAACTTGAGGAGCTTCGTTTGGAGGCTTATAAGAGTTCAAAGATTTACAAAGAGAAGACAAAGTTTTCCAGGATAAAATGA